The Hemitrygon akajei unplaced genomic scaffold, sHemAka1.3 Scf000183, whole genome shotgun sequence genome includes a region encoding these proteins:
- the LOC140724286 gene encoding uncharacterized protein, with translation MVRPDSNLGSLQEHTHHVRQVLQRLLENKLFVKAEKCEFHARSVSLLEYIIEGGQVRADPEKTRAVAEWPNPTTLKQLQRFLGFANFYRRFIRDYSRVAALLTRFTSPATPLNWTPEAVSAFSELKMLSPPLPSWSNLTRLVNSLWKSTPPTLGWEWSSFIAPAQTKSSIPAPPSLAA, from the exons ATGGTGCGACCTGACAGCAACTTGGgaag TCTTCAGGAACACACGCACCATGTCCGTCAGGTTCttcagaggcttttggagaaCAAGCTATTCGTTAAGGCAGAGAAGTGCGAGTTTCATGCCCGTTCCGTCAGTTTGCTGGAGTACATCATTGAGGGCGGCCAAGTGAGGGCGGATCCCGAAAAGACCCGGGCGGTGGCCGAGTGGCCAAACCCCACGACGCTTaagcaactccagcgatttctggggttcGCAAACTTCTACCGTCgcttcatcagggattacagccgggTGGCAGCGCTCCTTACTCGATTCACCTCTCCTGCGACACCTTTAAACTGGACCCCCGAAGCCGTCTCGGCCTTCTCGGAGCTAAAGATGCTTTCacctccgctcccatcctggtccaacctgaCCCGTCTGGTCAATTCATTGTGGAAGTCGacgcctccgactctggggtgggagtGGTCCTCTTTCATCGCTCCAGCCCAGACCAAGAGCTCCATCCCTGCGCCTCCTTCTCTCGCCGCCTAA